Proteins encoded by one window of Salvia splendens isolate huo1 chromosome 7, SspV2, whole genome shotgun sequence:
- the LOC121741083 gene encoding pentatricopeptide repeat-containing protein At5g61800-like encodes MQIICMQTSHLISTLNRSCKSIAHIHQVHAQAITRGLFSLHPSLLLSHILHSFTSSLRQHSTTTNHDHTIYFTRIFTLIPNPSAFNYNTIIRAHTALRSSRAALNFFLQMRRTPVAPDFHTFPFVLKACGALQNSLPLARALHAQIVKLGFLIDVFVRNSISSAYCRFGDVDGAKGVFEGSLLRDVVSYNVMIDGFVKAGDIALARELFDEMPERNAVSWGTLLAGYAKLDLPAEAIELFDSMIDLQVRFDNVALVSVLSACSQLGKMEKGKEIHKYIERNGIELDAYIGTALVDLYAKCGLVETAKEVFASCREQNVALWNAMLMGFAIHGDGSSLLRYFTRMVEDGMKPDGVTILGVLVGCSHSGMISEAKSIFAKMESAYGVPRELKHYGCMADLLARAGMIREAVEMIRGMPMGGDVFVWGGLLGGCKIHGDVEVAEEAAKHVMRVKPEDGSVYSVLAHMYANSGRWDDVVNVRRLRERRWGIRKSAGWSLIELDGMEHEFVSGDCLHPCTEEIYLVLNGLQLHHYEQL; translated from the coding sequence ATGCAAATAATATGCATGCAAACATCTCATCTCATATCCACTCTCAACCGTAGCTGCAAATCCATCGCTCACATCCACCAAGTCCACGCTCAGGCCATCACCAGAGGCCTCTTCTCTCTCCAcccctctcttcttctctctcacaTCCTCCATTCCTTCACCTCTTCACTCCGACAACACTCCACTACCACCAATCATGACCACACCATTTACTTCACCAGGATTTTCACTCTCATCCCAAACCCCTCAGCTTTCAACTACAACACCATCATCCGAGCACACACCGCCCTCCGCTCTTCCCGCGCCGCCTTAAATTTCTTCCTCCAAATGCGCCGGACACCCGTCGCGCCCGATTTCCACACTTTCCCCTTCGTACTCAAAGCTTGCGGGGCTCTGCAAAACTCGCTTCCGCTTGCGAGGGCTCTCCACGCTCAAATcgtgaaattagggtttttgattGATGTGTTCGTGCGCAATTCGATATCTTCCGCATACTGCAGGTTTGGCGATGTTGATGGGGCGAAAGGGGTTTTTGAAGGAAGCTTGTTGAGGGATGTCGTGAGTTACAATGTGATGATTGATGGGTTTGTTAAGGCTGGTGATATTGCTCTTGCTCGGGAACTGTTCGACGAAATGCCTGAACGAAATGCCGTTTCTTGGGGTACCCTTTTGGCTGGCTATGCGAAGCTGGACCTGCCCGCTGAGGCTATTGAATTGTTTGACAGTATGATTGATTTGCAGGTGCGATTCGACAACGTTGCTCTGGTTTCGGTGCTCTCTGCCTGCTCCCAGCTCGGAAAGATGGAGAAAGGTAAAGAGATACACAAATACATAGAGAGAAATGGGATTGAGCTGGACGCCTATATAGGAACCGCGTTGGTTGATCTCTACGCAAAATGCGGGCTGGTTGAAACGGCTAAGGAGGTTTTCGCTTCGTGTCGCGAGCAGAATGTTGCTCTGTGGAATGCGATGCTCATGGGATTCGCCATTCATGGCGATGGCTCATCACTTCTCCGTTATTTTACAAGAATGGTAGAAGACGGGATGAAGCCGGATGGGGTGACGATTCTGGGCGTTCTGGTTGGATGCAGCCACTCGGGGATGATCAGCGAGGCTAAGAGTATTTTCGCAAAGATGGAGAGCGCGTATGGCGTTCCAAGAGAGCTGAAGCACTACGGATGCATGGCGGATCTTCTGGCGCGCGCAGGGATGATAAGAGAGGCTGTGGAGATGATAAGGGGGATGCCGATGGGAGGGGACGTGTTCGTGTGGGGAGGGCTGCTGGGAGGGTGCAAGATACACGGAGACGTGGAGGTGGCTGAGGAGGCTGCGAAGCATGTGATGAGGGTGAAGCCGGAAGATGGCTCGGTGTACTCTGTTTTGGCGCACATGTACGCGAATTCGGGGCGTTGGGACGACGTGGTGAACGTGCGGAGGTTAAGAGAGAGGAGATGGGGGATCAGGAAGAGCGCTGGGTGGAGCTTGATCGAGCTGGATGGGATGGAGCATGAATTTGTTTCTGGGGATTGCTTGCATCCCTGCACCGAGGAGATATACTTGGTTTTGAATGGTTTGCAGCTGCATCACTACGAACAACTCTAA
- the LOC121740804 gene encoding (+)-neomenthol dehydrogenase-like: MDKKEKAKEKKEKRRQEISLLRTIPYSDHQRWWTSETIAVVTGANRGIGFEIAHQLALHGITVILTSRETGVGQEAAKVLQEGGLNVVFHQLDIIDPPSIESFVQWIKEEYGGVDVLINNAGVNYNAGSDNYVENAEQVIQTNYYGTKNMIKAMVPLMRPSEPGARIVNVSSKLGRLSGRRNRIENAEIRKKLENDELLSEELIDEVMSTFLKQAEDGTWKEGGWPQVFTDYSLSKLAVNTYTRLMAREFASRPEGKKIYINCYCPGWVRTAMTSWAGHISIEEGADTAVWLALLPDQFVTGKFFSERREINF; the protein is encoded by the exons ATGGATAAGAAAGAAAAGGCAaaagagaaaaaggaaaagaggcGCCAAGAGATCTCTCTCCTCCGTACCATCCCTTACTCCGACCATCAAAG ATGGTGGACCTCCGAAACTATAGCTGTGGTGACGGGTGCGAATAGGGGGATCGGGTTTGAGATCGCGCACCAGCTCGCGTTGCACGGGATCACAGTCATTCTCACATCACGCGAGACGGGTGTTGGACAAGAAGCAGCAAAGGTGTTGCAGGAAGGAGGTTTGAATGTGGTGTTTCACCAACTGGACATCATAGACCCTCCATCAATTGAATCCTTTGTTCAATGGATCAAGGAAGAATATGGCGGTGTAGATGTATTG ATAAACAATGCTGGAGTGAATTACAATGCTGGATCAGATAACTATGTGGAAAATGCTGAACAAGTTATTCAGACCAACTATTATGGGACCAAAAATATGATTAAAGCAATGGTTCCTCTTATGAGGCCTTCGGAACCTGGTGCTCGGATTGTTAATGTCAGTTCCAAATTGGGAAGATTGAGTGGCCGGAGAAAT AGAATTGAAAATGCTGAAATAAGAAAAAAGCTAGAAAATGATGAGTTGCTATCTGAGGAATTGATTGATGAAGTGATGAGTACCTTCTTGAAACAAGCAGAGGATGGGACTTGGAAAGAAGGTGGCTGGCCTCAAGTATTCACAGACTATTCCTTGTCCAAACTGGCGGTTAACACTTACACGAGGCTGATGGCGAGGGAGTTTGCTAGTCGTCCAGAAGGCAAAAAGATATACATCAATTGCTACTGCCCCGGGTGGGTGAGGACCGCTATGACCAGTTGGGCCGGACACATTAGCATTGAGGAAGGGGCTGACACTGCAGTGTGGCTCGCCTTGCTTCCCGATCAGTTTGTGACTGGCAAGTTCTTCTCCGAGAGGCGTGAGATCAATTTCTGA